In one window of Corynebacterium mycetoides DNA:
- a CDS encoding IS3 family transposase (programmed frameshift), whose translation MPRKSYTEEFKRDAVAMYEDTDGVSLNSVAHDLGVNRGSLAAWVKRYGTGKKARAIDAAARARTSSDLERIRQLEKQNRLLQEERDILRKAAQYFAKGDGLVIRFKFIRDHRTEYSVKRMCHVLKVRRSSYYKWKNTQAARRQKVLDDAVLGARIRTVFREEHGLYGAKRIAAALNDPDSGAHAVVNHKRVARIMKTMGIQGFTKKRRVRTTVADAGRGVFPDLVCRQFHAPAPNRVLVGDITYLPVSGGGNMYLATVIDCYSRRLVGFSIADHMRVDLVIDALDSTQRARGSLKGAIFHSDHGSVYTSKAFSSRCTMLGVTQSMGAVGTSADNALAESFNATLKREVLQNRKCFDSLLHARRDVFAWCVRYNQKRRHSWCDYLSPLEFENRTCGKLTLTA comes from the exons ATGCCTCGTAAGTCCTATACTGAGGAGTTCAAGCGCGACGCGGTCGCGATGTATGAAGACACAGACGGTGTGTCTCTTAATTCGGTTGCTCATGATCTCGGTGTTAACCGTGGCAGTCTCGCTGCCTGGGTCAAGCGCTATGGCACGGGCAAAAAAGCCCGCGCGATTGATGCTGCAGCTCGAGCCCGGACATCATCGGATTTAGAGCGGATCCGACAACTCGAGAAGCAGAACCGGCTTCTTCAAGAAGAGCGAGACATCCTTCGCAAGGCGGCGCAGTATTTTGCGAAAG GAGATGGGCTTGTGATCCGCTTCAAGTTCATCCGGGACCATCGCACCGAGTATTCGGTCAAGCGGATGTGCCACGTGCTGAAGGTGCGGCGATCTTCCTATTACAAGTGGAAAAACACACAGGCCGCGCGCCGCCAGAAGGTTCTTGACGATGCTGTTCTCGGTGCTCGTATCCGCACTGTGTTCCGTGAGGAACACGGACTCTACGGAGCTAAGCGCATCGCCGCGGCGTTGAACGATCCTGATTCGGGGGCGCATGCGGTGGTCAATCACAAACGCGTCGCACGCATCATGAAGACTATGGGCATCCAGGGGTTCACGAAGAAACGCCGCGTGCGCACCACCGTGGCAGATGCTGGCCGTGGTGTCTTTCCAGATCTTGTTTGCAGGCAGTTTCATGCCCCGGCGCCGAATCGCGTGCTCGTCGGCGACATTACCTACCTGCCGGTATCCGGTGGCGGCAATATGTATCTTGCCACCGTGATCGATTGTTATTCCCGCAGGCTGGTGGGATTTTCTATTGCTGACCACATGCGCGTCGATCTGGTTATCGATGCGCTGGACTCAACACAGCGCGCCCGAGGCAGTCTGAAAGGAGCGATTTTTCATTCAGATCACGGCAGTGTCTATACCTCGAAGGCATTTAGCTCACGATGCACGATGCTAGGGGTGACCCAATCGATGGGAGCGGTGGGAACCAGCGCAGACAACGCGCTAGCGGAGTCGTTCAACGCGACATTGAAACGCGAGGTGCTGCAAAACCGGAAATGCTTCGACTCACTGCTGCACGCCAGACGGGACGTCTTCGCGTGGTGTGTGCGCTACAACCAGAAGCGCAGACACTCATGGTGCGATTATCTGTCGCCCCTCGAGTTCGAAAACCGCACCTGCGGTAAACTCACCTTGACCGCATAA
- a CDS encoding IS256 family transposase, translated as MTTVARRNPEDSAKIKAIEEKLLANPEMAKLIDELGTSTTDANDLVRGLLQASINRGLNAEMDAHLGYQHGDRNSKEAAGQNNSRNGSYPKRVDSNYGPVDVAVPRDRDGSFLPTMVPKGSRRLTDVDDMIISLYAGGMTVRDIQHHMATAMGVDISHETISAITDAVLEEVMIWQNRQLDEFYPVVFLDALRIKVRDGGRVVNKSAYLAIGVDMEGIKHILGIWLAKEEGASFWAQVCANLATRGVHDVFIVCCDGLKGLPEAVEATWPDSMVQTCVVHLIRAANRWVAYGDRKAVSAELKKIYTAPTEQTALAALTEFEASELGEKYPQSVKVWRDAWDRFIPFLEFPPMARKVIYTTNSIESMNNELRKATRNRVQFTNDESAIKTLWLMICNIEDKRAAKRAKQGKRVAATSGRLIEGRRVTNWKQAINQMSVAYPDRFEPYL; from the coding sequence ATGACTACCGTGGCACGACGAAACCCAGAGGACTCCGCAAAGATCAAAGCGATCGAGGAAAAGCTCCTCGCCAATCCTGAGATGGCGAAGCTGATCGACGAGCTCGGCACCTCCACCACGGATGCCAACGATCTCGTCCGGGGCCTGCTCCAGGCCTCGATCAACCGGGGCCTCAACGCCGAGATGGATGCCCACCTCGGCTACCAGCACGGCGACCGGAACAGCAAGGAAGCCGCTGGTCAGAACAATTCCCGTAACGGTTCCTACCCCAAGCGGGTCGATTCGAACTACGGACCGGTCGATGTCGCTGTTCCCCGGGACCGTGACGGATCCTTCCTGCCGACAATGGTGCCCAAAGGATCCCGCCGGCTGACCGACGTCGACGACATGATCATCAGTCTCTATGCCGGTGGCATGACCGTCCGAGACATCCAGCACCACATGGCCACCGCCATGGGCGTGGACATCTCCCATGAAACAATCTCCGCGATCACCGATGCGGTCCTCGAGGAGGTCATGATCTGGCAGAACCGCCAACTTGATGAGTTCTACCCCGTGGTCTTCCTCGATGCGTTACGGATCAAAGTCCGTGACGGGGGCCGGGTGGTCAACAAATCCGCGTACCTGGCTATCGGGGTGGACATGGAGGGGATCAAACACATCCTGGGTATCTGGCTGGCTAAAGAGGAAGGAGCCTCGTTCTGGGCGCAGGTGTGTGCCAACCTCGCTACCCGCGGAGTGCACGATGTGTTCATCGTGTGCTGTGACGGGCTCAAGGGTCTGCCGGAGGCTGTGGAAGCCACCTGGCCGGATTCGATGGTCCAGACCTGTGTCGTCCACCTGATCAGGGCAGCAAACCGGTGGGTGGCCTATGGAGATCGTAAGGCGGTGTCCGCCGAGTTGAAGAAGATCTACACCGCCCCCACCGAGCAAACCGCTCTGGCGGCGTTGACGGAGTTCGAGGCCTCCGAGCTGGGGGAAAAGTATCCGCAGTCAGTCAAGGTGTGGCGCGATGCGTGGGACCGGTTCATCCCGTTCCTGGAGTTCCCACCGATGGCTAGGAAGGTGATCTACACCACGAACTCGATTGAGTCGATGAACAACGAGCTGCGTAAAGCCACCCGGAATCGGGTGCAGTTCACCAACGATGAGTCTGCGATCAAAACCTTGTGGTTGATGATCTGCAACATTGAGGACAAACGGGCCGCCAAGCGTGCTAAGCAGGGCAAACGGGTCGCGGCGACCAGCGGCCGGCTGATCGAGGGCAGGCGGGTGACGAACTGGAAGCAGGCCATCAACCAGATGTCTGTGGCTTACCCTGACCGCTTCGAGCCCTACCTCTAA
- a CDS encoding GntR family transcriptional regulator, which produces MNSDVEPLFVQVARFVQDLIVEGSLEPGQRAPSTTELAAFHEINPATARKGLSLLVDAGVLEKRRGIGMFVTPRAREVVLEERRHDFAGDFIAPLIDEALRLGYSRESLQDLVGRVAESRGMYR; this is translated from the coding sequence ATGAATTCCGATGTCGAGCCCTTGTTTGTCCAAGTGGCGCGGTTCGTGCAGGACCTCATCGTGGAGGGCTCGCTCGAGCCGGGGCAGCGGGCTCCGTCAACCACCGAGCTCGCGGCCTTCCACGAGATCAACCCGGCAACCGCACGAAAGGGCCTGAGCTTGCTTGTCGACGCCGGCGTCCTGGAGAAGCGACGCGGAATCGGCATGTTCGTCACCCCTAGAGCACGAGAGGTGGTGTTGGAAGAACGACGACACGACTTCGCCGGCGACTTCATCGCGCCGCTTATCGACGAAGCCCTGCGCCTCGGATACTCCCGCGAGAGCCTCCAAGATCTCGTCGGTAGGGTCGCGGAAAGCCGCGGCATGTACCGCTAG
- a CDS encoding NYN domain-containing protein, producing the protein MFERTLVFVDTSYLLASFYNSWEIGARAQLEIDLPEVVSTIGSMVTYQLHQPIHRQYWYDGIPDSGPHRYQRALRQCDGVQLRTGQLIEWGERRTQKAVDTRLVADLVIHATRQQFADFVLISGDADMIPGVEEATNYGVRVHLYGFGWDSMSSALRHACDTTTILDPREDFSEAMQLQVLEGPLPPVFRERPLNDAEPLDTDRGPTAVPGFSPDPLRGQPESAENTPSTGASDKPENPAAAEATKSASPLILPDSAGNITADQDTEADICEEPSEAEVQANTDANMSGTRPAPSPLDVAAGGAKPTPKPSMMAPRRKLRSRYVPLPEEVWTSAGFQTPFDVGQQYATWWYDNAASSEQRDKAHMLSGGGLPPEIDRPLLQFACETLHEYTLTEHQRVNLRDGFHSGIRGVLINIRSR; encoded by the coding sequence ATGTTTGAACGCACGCTTGTGTTCGTGGACACCTCATACTTGCTCGCAAGTTTTTACAACTCGTGGGAAATCGGTGCACGCGCACAATTAGAAATTGATCTGCCTGAAGTAGTCTCCACCATCGGTTCGATGGTGACCTACCAACTACACCAACCCATTCACCGCCAGTACTGGTATGACGGGATACCCGACTCCGGCCCGCACCGCTACCAGCGCGCTCTGCGTCAGTGCGACGGGGTGCAACTGCGCACCGGCCAGCTCATCGAGTGGGGCGAGAGGCGCACCCAGAAAGCTGTGGACACCCGGCTCGTGGCGGACCTGGTCATCCACGCCACGCGCCAACAGTTCGCCGACTTCGTCCTCATTTCCGGCGACGCTGACATGATCCCGGGGGTGGAGGAAGCCACCAACTACGGTGTGCGCGTCCACCTCTACGGGTTCGGCTGGGACTCCATGTCGTCTGCCCTGCGCCACGCCTGCGACACGACGACCATCCTGGATCCTCGCGAAGATTTCTCGGAAGCCATGCAGCTGCAGGTTCTCGAGGGACCGCTTCCGCCCGTGTTTCGGGAACGCCCGCTTAACGACGCCGAGCCGCTCGACACAGACCGCGGCCCCACGGCCGTCCCCGGGTTCAGCCCGGACCCGCTGCGCGGACAGCCGGAGAGCGCAGAGAACACACCGAGCACGGGGGCCTCGGACAAGCCCGAAAACCCGGCGGCCGCGGAGGCCACCAAGTCGGCGTCCCCGCTGATCCTCCCGGACTCTGCCGGCAACATCACCGCCGACCAGGACACAGAGGCCGACATTTGTGAGGAGCCCTCCGAGGCTGAGGTCCAGGCGAACACCGACGCCAACATGTCCGGCACACGCCCGGCCCCGTCGCCACTGGACGTCGCGGCGGGCGGAGCCAAGCCGACGCCGAAGCCCTCCATGATGGCACCGCGCCGGAAGCTGCGCTCCCGTTACGTTCCGCTCCCTGAGGAAGTGTGGACGTCCGCGGGCTTCCAGACGCCTTTTGACGTGGGGCAGCAGTACGCGACGTGGTGGTACGACAACGCCGCCTCATCAGAGCAGCGCGACAAGGCCCACATGCTCTCCGGCGGCGGGCTCCCGCCTGAGATCGACAGGCCGCTGCTCCAGTTCGCCTGCGAAACGCTGCACGAGTACACCCTCACAGAGCACCAGCGGGTGAATCTGCGTGACGGATTCCATTCCGGCATCCGCGGGGTACTCATCAACATCCGCAGCCGGTAG
- a CDS encoding PspA/IM30 family protein, whose protein sequence is MANPFSKGWKYLMQSFDTKIDENADPKVQIQQAVAGAKKQHAELSQHAANIIGNRNQLQMKLERLISSQEDLQTKARTALQAADKASAEGDAEKARGFNETAEVIAAQLVSVEQELEQTKQAYAAAEQAATEAQQKQKQSEARLQEQLNQVSQLESQLNQAKMQEQTAATMDTLNQFGGNDNVPTLDGVRDKIERRYATALGAQELAKGSMTDRIAEIESAGTDVAASNRLAEIRASMSTGGAAGTELEAGEKEPAAELPEADAEAAGGAAGEEKKD, encoded by the coding sequence ATGGCAAACCCGTTCAGCAAGGGTTGGAAGTACCTGATGCAGTCGTTCGATACCAAGATTGATGAGAACGCCGACCCGAAGGTCCAGATCCAACAGGCGGTGGCCGGAGCGAAGAAGCAGCACGCGGAGCTGAGCCAGCACGCCGCGAACATTATCGGCAACCGCAACCAGCTGCAGATGAAGCTGGAGCGGCTCATCTCCTCCCAGGAGGACCTGCAGACCAAGGCGCGCACGGCGCTCCAGGCAGCAGACAAGGCGAGCGCGGAGGGTGACGCAGAGAAGGCGCGGGGATTCAACGAGACCGCCGAGGTCATCGCGGCCCAGCTCGTCTCCGTGGAGCAGGAACTTGAGCAGACCAAGCAGGCCTACGCCGCGGCCGAGCAGGCCGCGACGGAGGCACAGCAGAAGCAGAAGCAGTCCGAGGCACGCCTCCAGGAGCAGCTCAACCAGGTGTCTCAGCTCGAGTCGCAGCTCAACCAGGCCAAAATGCAGGAGCAGACGGCCGCCACCATGGACACCCTTAACCAGTTCGGGGGCAACGACAACGTTCCCACCCTCGACGGGGTGCGCGACAAGATCGAGCGCCGCTACGCCACGGCGCTCGGTGCCCAGGAGCTGGCGAAGGGGTCCATGACCGACCGCATCGCGGAGATCGAGTCGGCGGGCACGGACGTCGCCGCTTCCAACCGTTTGGCGGAGATCCGCGCGTCCATGTCCACGGGCGGTGCCGCCGGAACGGAGCTCGAGGCAGGGGAAAAGGAACCAGCCGCCGAGCTTCCTGAGGCGGACGCCGAAGCAGCTGGCGGGGCAGCGGGCGAGGAGAAGAAGGACTAA
- a CDS encoding thioredoxin family protein, translating into MATIDVTEDTFEQTVSAEGTVFVDAWADWCGPCKAFAPTYEKTSEAHPDATFAKLDTEANPQITAALEIQAIPTLMAFRDGIMVFRQSGALPPAAFEDLVGQVKALDMDDVRRQIAEQNNQQD; encoded by the coding sequence ATGGCAACCATCGACGTTACAGAGGACACCTTCGAGCAGACCGTTAGCGCGGAGGGGACGGTTTTCGTCGACGCGTGGGCTGACTGGTGCGGACCCTGCAAGGCTTTCGCCCCGACCTATGAAAAGACGTCCGAGGCTCACCCCGACGCCACCTTTGCCAAGCTCGACACCGAGGCAAACCCGCAGATCACGGCCGCCCTTGAGATCCAGGCCATCCCGACTCTGATGGCCTTCCGTGACGGCATCATGGTATTCCGCCAGTCGGGTGCTCTGCCGCCGGCCGCTTTCGAGGACCTGGTCGGCCAGGTCAAGGCGCTCGATATGGACGACGTCCGCCGCCAGATCGCGGAGCAGAACAACCAGCAGGACTAA
- a CDS encoding heavy-metal-associated domain-containing protein, translated as MTVRQFTVEGMTCTHCEASVKEEVSAIAGVTDVSVDHTTGALEVSGDGFSAEEVAKAVHEAGYSLK; from the coding sequence ATGACTGTTCGCCAGTTCACCGTTGAGGGCATGACCTGCACCCACTGCGAGGCCAGCGTCAAGGAGGAGGTGTCGGCCATCGCCGGCGTCACCGATGTGTCCGTGGACCACACAACCGGCGCCCTTGAGGTCTCCGGGGACGGCTTCTCCGCGGAAGAGGTGGCTAAGGCCGTGCACGAGGCCGGTTACTCCCTGAAGTAA
- a CDS encoding heavy metal translocating P-type ATPase has product MQRKLNKLDGVEAAVNFSTETATVDYDPGVTAPDELIEAIRGAGYDAFAMAPPGGDEREEGASASDALDSARERTAESLKNTVIWCALVSLPVLLVSMVPAWQFMNWQWAALAATTLVYFAGGAVFHRNTITNLRHGATTMDTLITLGTAAAYLWSIWALFFGTAGEPGMVMEMSLAPGHHASDEIYLETVCVVITFLLLGRWFEVRAKGQSSQALRDLLTLGAKEASVLRDGTEVRIPTSQLVVGDEFVVRPGEKIPTDGIVVAGHSAVDESMLTGESVPVEVSDGSVVTGATLNTSGRLVARATRVGSDTTLSQMARLVRDAQAGEAPVERLVDRISAVFVPAVIAISVLSLVGHFLAGHDTVTAFTAAVAVLIIACPCALGLATPTAILVGTGRGAHLGLLIKGPEMLESTRQVGTIVMDKTGTITSGDMGVVGVAAARGWETDRVLELAAAAEAGSEHPIAEAIVRAAPTAPQASSFRNEPGLGVSALVDAHQVRVGRPPSDVGELGELETVFASAQEDGTTPVVVEVDGDVVGVISVRDTVKESSAAAVAQLRGLGLEPVMLTGDNSGAALAVAEEVGIDPANVTAGVMPEGKVDVVKRLQGEGRNVAMVGDGVNDAAALAQADLGLAMGTGTDVAIEASDITLINTSLGAVVDAIRLSRRTLRTIKGNLFWAFAYNALLIPVAAVGLLNPMLAGIAMAFSSVFVVMNSLRLRRFAPVSGK; this is encoded by the coding sequence GTGCAGCGCAAACTGAACAAGCTCGACGGCGTCGAAGCCGCTGTGAACTTCTCCACCGAGACGGCGACGGTGGACTACGACCCCGGTGTGACCGCGCCCGACGAACTCATTGAGGCGATCCGCGGGGCCGGGTACGACGCGTTCGCCATGGCGCCTCCGGGAGGAGACGAGCGCGAGGAGGGGGCGTCGGCAAGCGATGCCCTCGATTCCGCGCGCGAGCGCACAGCCGAGAGCCTGAAAAACACCGTGATCTGGTGCGCGTTGGTCTCGCTGCCGGTGTTGCTGGTGTCCATGGTCCCGGCCTGGCAGTTCATGAACTGGCAGTGGGCCGCGCTCGCCGCGACCACGCTGGTGTACTTCGCCGGCGGAGCGGTGTTCCACCGCAACACGATCACGAACCTGCGCCACGGGGCGACCACGATGGACACGCTGATCACGCTCGGCACCGCCGCCGCATACCTGTGGTCCATCTGGGCCCTGTTCTTCGGCACCGCCGGCGAGCCCGGCATGGTGATGGAGATGAGCCTTGCGCCCGGCCACCACGCGAGCGACGAAATCTACCTCGAAACCGTCTGCGTGGTTATCACGTTCCTCCTGCTCGGGAGGTGGTTCGAAGTGCGGGCGAAGGGCCAGTCGTCCCAGGCGCTGCGCGACCTTCTCACCCTCGGCGCCAAAGAGGCCTCCGTGCTTCGCGACGGCACCGAGGTGCGCATCCCCACCAGCCAGCTCGTCGTGGGGGATGAGTTCGTGGTTCGCCCCGGCGAGAAGATCCCCACGGACGGTATCGTCGTCGCCGGTCATTCCGCCGTGGACGAGTCGATGCTCACCGGGGAGTCCGTCCCCGTCGAGGTTTCCGACGGCTCGGTAGTCACCGGCGCGACTCTGAACACCTCCGGGCGCCTCGTCGCCCGGGCGACCCGCGTGGGCTCCGACACCACGCTGTCCCAGATGGCCCGGCTGGTCCGGGACGCCCAGGCTGGCGAGGCCCCCGTGGAGCGTCTCGTCGACCGCATCTCGGCCGTCTTCGTCCCCGCGGTCATCGCGATCTCCGTTCTCTCACTCGTCGGCCATTTCCTCGCCGGGCACGACACCGTCACGGCGTTCACGGCCGCGGTGGCGGTGCTCATCATCGCGTGCCCTTGCGCCCTAGGCCTGGCAACCCCCACGGCGATCCTGGTGGGCACGGGCCGTGGCGCCCATCTGGGGCTCCTTATCAAGGGCCCGGAAATGCTCGAATCGACCCGCCAGGTGGGCACCATCGTGATGGACAAGACCGGCACCATCACCTCCGGCGACATGGGCGTGGTCGGCGTCGCGGCCGCCCGCGGCTGGGAGACCGACCGCGTGCTCGAGCTGGCCGCGGCGGCCGAGGCGGGGTCCGAGCACCCCATCGCCGAGGCGATTGTCCGCGCCGCGCCGACCGCGCCGCAGGCCAGCTCCTTCCGCAACGAACCCGGCCTCGGGGTGAGCGCGCTTGTCGACGCCCACCAGGTGCGCGTCGGCCGCCCGCCCAGCGACGTGGGCGAGCTCGGGGAGCTGGAAACCGTGTTCGCGTCCGCACAGGAAGACGGCACGACTCCCGTGGTCGTGGAGGTCGACGGGGACGTGGTGGGCGTCATCTCCGTCCGGGATACCGTGAAAGAATCGTCGGCCGCCGCTGTAGCCCAGCTCCGCGGCCTGGGGCTGGAGCCGGTGATGCTGACCGGCGACAACTCCGGCGCCGCCCTCGCCGTGGCCGAGGAAGTGGGCATCGACCCCGCCAACGTCACCGCCGGTGTCATGCCTGAGGGCAAGGTCGATGTGGTCAAGCGCCTGCAGGGCGAGGGCCGCAACGTGGCGATGGTCGGCGACGGGGTCAACGACGCCGCCGCGCTGGCGCAGGCCGACCTAGGCCTGGCGATGGGCACCGGCACCGACGTCGCCATCGAGGCCTCCGACATCACCCTGATAAACACCTCGCTCGGTGCCGTGGTCGACGCCATCCGGCTGTCCCGGCGCACATTGCGCACCATCAAGGGCAACCTTTTCTGGGCCTTCGCCTACAACGCGCTGCTCATTCCCGTCGCGGCAGTCGGCCTGCTCAACCCCATGCTCGCCGGCATCGCCATGGCGTTTTCCTCCGTGTTCGTCGTCATGAACTCGCTGCGTCTGCGCCGTTTCGCCCCTGTATCGGGGAAGTAA
- a CDS encoding MFS transporter, whose amino-acid sequence MTQSTPDTLHGAPDQGLTRTERLDRLPVTRKHRRLLVGSGIGWALDAMDIGLVSFIIAALAVHWELDKSTTSWIASIGFVGMAIGASLGGLLADKLGRRQVFAATLLIYGIATGASALVTSVGVLMVFRFIVGLGLGAELPVASTLVSEFSPRRVRGRMVVLLEAFWAVGWIAAAVIGTFVVAQSDNGWRWGLALGAVPAVYAIVVRLSLPESVRFLESKGRHDEAEAIVQSFEAEVHPLEVDALPHEEPEEFTGGIWGKELRGRTLSFWIVWFCVSLAYYGAFIWIPSLLVSQGFTLVKSFTFTLIITLAQLPGYAAAAWLIEVWGRRKTLSVFLAGSAVAALLYGLASAEWQIIAAGCLLSFFNLGAWGALYAIGPELYPTEIRATGTGAGAAFGRIGSILAPLLVPPVLAFGGTTAVFAVFAVAFAVACVAAFTLPEQRGRALS is encoded by the coding sequence GTGACCCAGTCAACACCAGATACCCTCCACGGTGCACCGGACCAGGGCCTGACCCGCACCGAGCGCCTCGACCGCTTGCCGGTGACACGCAAACACCGCCGCCTCCTCGTCGGCTCCGGCATCGGCTGGGCGCTCGACGCGATGGACATCGGGCTCGTCTCCTTCATCATCGCCGCCCTAGCGGTGCACTGGGAGCTGGACAAATCCACTACCTCATGGATCGCTTCCATCGGATTCGTCGGCATGGCCATCGGCGCCTCCCTGGGCGGATTGCTGGCCGACAAGCTCGGGCGGCGCCAGGTATTCGCCGCCACGTTGCTCATCTACGGCATCGCCACCGGGGCATCGGCCCTGGTGACCTCCGTGGGTGTGCTCATGGTGTTCCGCTTTATCGTCGGCCTCGGGCTGGGCGCGGAACTGCCCGTGGCCTCCACGCTGGTGAGCGAATTCTCCCCCCGGCGCGTGCGCGGACGCATGGTCGTCCTGCTCGAGGCCTTCTGGGCGGTCGGGTGGATCGCCGCAGCCGTCATCGGGACCTTCGTTGTGGCTCAGAGCGACAACGGCTGGCGCTGGGGCCTGGCGCTCGGGGCCGTGCCCGCCGTCTACGCCATCGTCGTCCGCCTATCCCTGCCCGAGTCCGTGCGTTTCCTCGAATCCAAGGGGCGCCACGACGAGGCCGAGGCGATCGTCCAGTCCTTCGAGGCAGAGGTCCACCCCCTGGAGGTCGATGCCCTCCCCCACGAGGAGCCCGAGGAATTCACGGGTGGCATCTGGGGCAAGGAGCTGCGCGGTCGTACGCTGTCTTTCTGGATAGTCTGGTTCTGCGTCTCGCTGGCCTACTACGGGGCGTTTATCTGGATCCCGTCGCTTCTGGTGAGCCAGGGGTTCACCCTGGTGAAGTCCTTCACCTTCACCTTGATCATCACACTTGCCCAGCTTCCGGGCTACGCGGCGGCGGCCTGGCTGATCGAGGTGTGGGGGCGCCGCAAGACCCTGTCGGTCTTCCTCGCCGGGTCGGCCGTAGCCGCCCTGCTCTACGGCTTGGCGTCGGCCGAGTGGCAGATCATCGCCGCGGGCTGCCTCCTGTCGTTTTTCAACCTGGGCGCCTGGGGCGCACTGTACGCCATCGGGCCGGAGCTTTACCCCACCGAGATCAGGGCTACCGGGACCGGCGCGGGCGCGGCGTTCGGGCGGATCGGCTCCATCCTGGCGCCGCTGCTCGTTCCCCCGGTCCTCGCGTTCGGCGGGACGACGGCTGTGTTCGCCGTCTTCGCCGTGGCCTTTGCGGTCGCGTGCGTGGCCGCGTTCACGCTGCCGGAGCAGCGCGGTCGTGCCCTGAGCTAG
- the dnaB gene encoding replicative DNA helicase, with amino-acid sequence MAQGSHATSFDDSADFVLPPEPVEEGRSNFNRSRSDLTEYRQPPHDERAERGVIGAMLLSPDTVVDVIDELSAEDFYFPAHQLIFGAIVDLYASGSDIDVLIVAGRLDRLNQLERVGGAPYLHTLISEVPTAANARYYAEIVTEKSLLRQLVNAGTNVVQLGYEGEDGMEIEALVDRAQQEVFKVSKKQSGDDYRVLSDLLKPTIDELTAIASGGGLEKGVPTGFLDLDRLTNGLHAGQMVIIAARPGVGKSTLALDFMRSCSINHGKTSVIFSLEMSASEIIMRMLSAETEIKLSSMRSGQMEENDWEKLTTRLTEIQDAPLFIDDSPNLTMMEIRTKARRIKQQHGLDLIVLDYLQLMSSGRKVESRQQEVSEFSRQLKLLAKELEVPVVAISQLNRGPEARTDKRPQLADLRESGSLEQDADMVFLLYRPDSQDRDDERAGEADIIVAKHRGGPIDTIPVAHQLHYSRFVNMARG; translated from the coding sequence ATGGCCCAGGGCAGTCACGCGACGAGTTTCGACGACTCGGCTGATTTTGTGCTGCCGCCCGAGCCCGTCGAGGAGGGGCGGTCGAACTTCAACCGCTCCCGCTCCGATCTGACGGAATACCGGCAGCCGCCCCACGACGAGCGCGCGGAGCGCGGCGTGATCGGCGCGATGCTGCTCAGCCCGGATACCGTTGTCGACGTTATTGATGAGCTCAGCGCCGAGGATTTTTATTTCCCGGCCCACCAGCTCATCTTCGGTGCGATCGTGGACTTGTATGCGAGCGGCTCCGATATTGACGTCCTTATCGTCGCCGGCCGCCTCGACCGGTTGAACCAGCTAGAGAGAGTCGGCGGCGCCCCCTACCTGCACACGCTGATCTCTGAGGTCCCGACGGCCGCGAACGCGCGCTACTACGCGGAGATTGTCACGGAGAAGTCCCTGCTGCGCCAGCTGGTCAACGCCGGGACAAACGTCGTCCAGCTTGGCTACGAGGGTGAGGACGGCATGGAGATCGAAGCCCTGGTGGACAGGGCCCAGCAGGAAGTCTTCAAGGTGTCTAAGAAGCAGAGCGGCGACGATTACCGCGTGCTCTCCGACCTGCTCAAGCCGACGATCGACGAGCTGACGGCGATCGCCAGCGGCGGCGGTCTCGAAAAGGGCGTGCCCACCGGCTTCCTCGACCTCGACCGCCTGACCAACGGGCTGCACGCGGGGCAGATGGTGATCATCGCGGCGCGACCCGGTGTGGGCAAGTCCACCCTGGCGCTCGACTTCATGCGCTCGTGCTCCATCAACCACGGAAAGACCTCGGTGATCTTCTCCCTGGAAATGAGCGCCTCCGAGATCATCATGCGCATGCTCTCCGCCGAAACCGAGATCAAGCTTTCCTCCATGCGCTCGGGCCAGATGGAGGAGAACGACTGGGAGAAGCTGACCACCCGGCTCACGGAGATCCAGGACGCCCCGCTGTTTATCGATGACTCTCCGAACCTGACCATGATGGAGATCCGCACCAAGGCGCGCAGAATCAAGCAGCAGCACGGCCTCGACCTCATCGTGCTGGACTACCTCCAGCTCATGAGCTCCGGGCGCAAGGTGGAATCCCGGCAGCAGGAGGTATCTGAGTTCTCCCGCCAGCTCAAGCTCCTGGCCAAGGAGCTCGAGGTGCCGGTTGTCGCCATCTCCCAGCTCAACCGCGGCCCGGAGGCGCGCACCGACAAGCGCCCCCAGCTCGCCGACCTGCGCGAGTCGGGCTCGCTGGAGCAGGACGCGGACATGGTGTTCCTGCTGTACCGCCCGGACTCCCAGGACCGTGATGACGAACGCGCGGGCGAGGCCGACATCATCGTGGCCAAGCACCGCGGCGGCCCGATTGACACGATCCCGGTGGCTCACCAGCTGCACTACTCGCGGTTTGTCAATATGGCGCGCGGCTAG